The Pseudosulfitobacter pseudonitzschiae genome includes a region encoding these proteins:
- the pstB gene encoding phosphate ABC transporter ATP-binding protein PstB, with product MKDLMAKNTVDIQNLKISARNVQVYYGDTHAIKDVNVDIEDKTVTAFIGPSGCGKSTFLRCINRMNDTIDVCRVQGDILIDGEDIYDKHVDPVQLRAKVGMVFQKPNPFPKSIYDNVAYGPRIHGLARNKADLDNIVERALRRGAIWDEVKDRLDGPGTGLSGGQQQRLCIARAVATEPEVLLMDEPCSALDPIATAQVEELIDELRQNYSVVIVTHSMQQAARVSQKTAFFHLGNLVEYGETGTIFTNPTDARTESYITGRIG from the coding sequence ATGAAAGATCTGATGGCGAAGAACACCGTGGACATTCAGAACCTGAAAATCAGCGCGCGCAATGTGCAGGTCTATTATGGCGACACACATGCCATCAAAGACGTGAACGTTGACATTGAAGACAAAACGGTCACAGCATTCATTGGGCCTTCGGGGTGCGGAAAATCGACTTTTTTGCGTTGTATCAATCGGATGAATGACACAATTGATGTTTGCCGTGTTCAGGGCGACATCCTGATTGACGGCGAAGATATCTATGACAAGCACGTTGATCCGGTGCAACTGCGGGCGAAAGTGGGCATGGTGTTTCAGAAGCCAAACCCGTTTCCCAAGTCGATCTATGACAACGTGGCCTATGGCCCGCGCATTCACGGTCTGGCCCGAAACAAGGCCGACCTGGACAACATCGTCGAGCGCGCCTTGCGTCGCGGTGCCATCTGGGACGAGGTCAAGGACCGTCTGGACGGGCCCGGCACCGGCCTGTCGGGCGGCCAACAACAGCGCCTGTGCATCGCGCGCGCCGTGGCCACCGAACCCGAAGTGTTGCTGATGGACGAACCATGTTCGGCGCTGGATCCGATTGCCACCGCACAAGTCGAGGAATTGATTGACGAATTGCGCCAGAATTATTCTGTCGTGATCGTCACGCACTCGATGCAACAGGCCGCGCGCGTCAGCCAGAAAACCGCGTTCTTTCACCTCGGAAACCTTGTCGAATACG